The following coding sequences lie in one Drosophila sulfurigaster albostrigata strain 15112-1811.04 chromosome 2R, ASM2355843v2, whole genome shotgun sequence genomic window:
- the LOC133838673 gene encoding U3 small nucleolar ribonucleoprotein protein IMP4, whose translation MLRKQARQRREYLYSKAVNERILTKKKNAEAVTEKIKQNKSLNSSNIKNGINVYNSLKFYGEGNGSSTTIDEYQYAGAQDPKIMMTTSHEPSSRLKMFMKELRLIFPNAQQMNRGKYQINTLMQACRANNVTDFIIVHEHRGIPDSLIVCHLPFGPTAFFNISDVIMRHDIPDIGPMSEQKPHLIFHNFKSTIALRTVSILKHLFPVPKEKSERVITFVNNDDRIMFRHHQYKYVNKEITLSEAGPRFQLKLYQIKLGTLENIKACDTEWVHRPYLNTSIKNPAFSTEDIFSNKSKVST comes from the exons atgctaCGCAAACAAGCCAGACAGCGTcgagaatatttatattcgaAAGCCGTGAATGAACGCATATtgacgaaaaagaaaaatgcggAGGCAGTCACAGAGAAAATCAAGCAGAACAAATCGCTCAACTCTTCAAATATCAAAAACGGCATTAACGTTTACAATTCCCTGAAGTTTTATGGAg AAGGAAACGGCAGCTCTACAACTATTGACGAATACCAATACGCCGGTGCTCAGGATCCTAAAATTATGATGACAACTTCACATGAGCCTTCTTCGCGCctaaaaatgtttatgaaaGAGCTGCGTTTGATATTTCCCAATGCGCAGCAAATGAATCGAGGCAAATATCAAATCAATACGCTGATGCAAGCATGTCGTGCTAACAATGTCACCGACTTTATCATTGTCCACGAACATCGAGGCATTCCCGACAGTCTGATCGTTTGTCACCTACCTTTTGGGCCAACTGCCTTCTTCAACATCTCCGACGTTATAATGCGTCATGATATTCCCGATATTGGACCGATGAGCGAACAGAAACCGCATCTGATTTTTCACAACTTTAAGAGCACTATTGCTTTAAGAACTGTCAGCATCTTGAAGCATTTGTTCCCAGTGCCAAAGGAAAAGTCGGAGAGAGTGATCACGTTTGTCAACAATGATGACAGAATTATGTTCAGACATCATCAATATAAATACGTAAATAAGGAAATTACACTGTCGGAGGCTGGACCAAGGTTTCAACTGAAGCTGTATCAAATTAAGTTGGGAACATTGGAGAATATCAAGGCTTGTGACACTGAATGGGTCCACCGACCATATTTGAATACATCTATTAAGAACCCAGCCTTTTCAACTGAAGACATATTcagcaataaatcaaaagtcTCTACATAG